One region of Parerythrobacter jejuensis genomic DNA includes:
- a CDS encoding phytoene/squalene synthase family protein, giving the protein MSSERPLAPDYVRSTPVQAGGGRHRAALVEKARLSIKRGSKSFSAASRLFDKTTRERVWLLYAWCRRCDDIADAQEHGGQLGDQSNAQDRIEAIRVLTRRALEGQPTADVAFDAFGLVAKECGITQKMADDVIAGFELDADDWRPRSEGDLLRYCFHVAGAVGVMMAVVMGIAPDDEDTLDRACDLGLAFQLANIARDLTEDDAAGRCYLPVEWLVEEDIEPGQHTKPHHRQELADMAERLVALMESHEAASRIGAARLPFRSRWAVLSAARIYGEIGREVRRRGTEAWDTRVITTKLDKIRHAAAAFFEAVWNRPPQPAEMPHWTRSQLAERAASD; this is encoded by the coding sequence GTGAGCAGCGAGCGCCCCCTCGCCCCCGACTATGTGCGCAGCACGCCAGTGCAGGCAGGGGGTGGGCGCCACCGGGCAGCCCTGGTCGAGAAGGCCCGCCTTTCGATCAAACGCGGCTCGAAAAGTTTCTCCGCCGCCAGCCGCTTGTTTGACAAGACCACGCGCGAGCGGGTGTGGCTGCTTTATGCCTGGTGCCGCCGTTGCGACGATATCGCAGATGCACAAGAGCATGGCGGGCAATTGGGCGACCAATCGAACGCACAGGATCGCATTGAAGCGATCCGTGTTCTCACCCGCCGCGCGCTGGAGGGGCAACCGACCGCGGACGTGGCATTCGACGCCTTTGGCCTCGTCGCCAAGGAATGCGGGATCACGCAGAAAATGGCGGATGATGTCATCGCCGGGTTCGAACTGGATGCCGACGACTGGCGGCCGCGCAGTGAGGGCGACTTGCTGCGCTATTGTTTTCACGTGGCCGGCGCAGTTGGCGTGATGATGGCCGTGGTAATGGGCATTGCGCCGGATGACGAGGATACATTGGACCGTGCCTGCGATCTCGGCCTAGCCTTCCAGCTTGCCAATATCGCCCGCGACCTGACCGAGGATGATGCTGCCGGGCGCTGCTACCTGCCGGTCGAATGGCTGGTGGAAGAGGATATCGAGCCGGGCCAGCACACCAAGCCGCATCACCGGCAGGAGCTGGCGGATATGGCGGAGCGGCTGGTGGCCCTGATGGAAAGCCACGAGGCGGCATCGCGCATCGGGGCTGCGCGGCTGCCCTTCCGAAGCCGCTGGGCGGTGCTCTCTGCCGCGCGCATTTACGGCGAGATCGGGCGCGAAGTGCGCCGGCGCGGAACCGAGGCCTGGGATACCCGTGTGATAACGACCAAGCTCGACAAGATCCGCCATGCAGCGGCGGCGTTCTTCGAAGCGGTATGGAACCGCCCACCGCAGCCTGCCGAAATGCCGCACTGGACACGCTCGCAACTTGCGGAGCGTGCCGCCAGCGACTAG
- a CDS encoding acetyl/propionyl/methylcrotonyl-CoA carboxylase subunit alpha, whose amino-acid sequence MISKLLIANRGEIACRIIRTARDMGVATVAVYSDADAKALHVRSADEAVHIGPSPAAESYLVGAKIIAAAKQTGAEAIHPGYGFLSENAGFAQAVIDAGLIWVGPKPQSIEAMGLKDAAKERMIAAGVPVTPGYLGEDQSVERLSKEADAIGYPVLIKAVAGGGGKGMRKVDAPENFGADLESCQREAKASFSNDEVLLEKWITSPRHIEVQVFGDSHGNVVHLFERDCSLQRRHQKVIEEAPAPGMDEATREEICAAAVRAAKAVDYEGAGTIEFIADASEGLRADRIFFMEMNTRLQVEHPVTEEITGVDLVEWQLRVASGEAIPLKQDQLGIDGHAIEARLYAEDPATDFLPSTGRLDHFDLGEEGRIETGVEEGDPISPFYDPMVAKLVAWGEDRDEAIDLLADIAENVEVWPVRTNAAFIARALLDEDFGAAHLDTGFIARKMDDLVPAPEPDENIWQAAADFTLMAAMEEHPDIPTGLRLNAPARLQTTLSFKGESRTIAAGGSDEIDASGVVDGDNVLVFAEGQAFHFATASRGSGAAAAGDGAILAPMPGKVIAVDVSDGETVTAGQRLMVLEAMKMEHALTAPFDGTVADLAASVGGQVQVEAVLCVVEPAE is encoded by the coding sequence ATGATCTCCAAACTCCTCATCGCCAATCGCGGCGAGATTGCCTGCCGCATAATCCGCACTGCGCGCGACATGGGCGTGGCAACAGTCGCAGTGTATTCCGATGCCGATGCCAAAGCGTTGCATGTGCGCTCCGCCGACGAGGCCGTGCATATCGGCCCCTCGCCTGCCGCCGAAAGCTATCTGGTTGGCGCAAAGATCATTGCCGCCGCCAAGCAGACCGGCGCGGAGGCGATCCACCCGGGCTACGGCTTCCTGTCAGAGAATGCAGGCTTTGCGCAGGCCGTGATCGATGCCGGGCTGATATGGGTCGGACCCAAGCCGCAAAGCATTGAGGCAATGGGCCTGAAGGATGCCGCCAAGGAGCGGATGATTGCAGCCGGTGTGCCCGTCACCCCCGGCTATCTCGGCGAAGACCAGTCGGTCGAGCGCCTCTCCAAGGAAGCCGATGCGATCGGCTATCCGGTGCTGATCAAAGCCGTCGCTGGTGGCGGCGGCAAAGGTATGCGCAAGGTCGATGCGCCGGAGAACTTCGGAGCCGATCTGGAAAGCTGCCAGCGCGAAGCCAAGGCCAGCTTCTCCAACGACGAAGTGCTGCTGGAAAAGTGGATCACCTCCCCCCGCCATATCGAGGTACAGGTGTTCGGCGACAGCCACGGCAATGTCGTCCACCTGTTCGAACGCGACTGCTCGCTGCAACGCCGCCACCAGAAAGTGATCGAGGAAGCCCCCGCCCCCGGCATGGACGAGGCCACCCGCGAAGAAATCTGCGCCGCCGCCGTGCGTGCCGCCAAAGCGGTCGATTACGAGGGCGCGGGCACGATCGAATTCATTGCCGATGCCAGCGAAGGCCTGCGCGCCGACCGCATCTTCTTCATGGAAATGAACACGCGCCTTCAGGTCGAGCATCCGGTGACCGAAGAGATCACCGGTGTGGACCTGGTCGAGTGGCAGCTGCGAGTCGCGAGCGGAGAAGCGATCCCGCTGAAGCAGGACCAGCTGGGCATTGATGGCCACGCGATTGAGGCGCGGCTCTATGCCGAGGATCCGGCGACGGACTTCCTGCCATCGACCGGCAGGCTCGATCATTTCGATCTCGGGGAAGAAGGCCGGATCGAGACAGGCGTCGAAGAAGGCGACCCGATCTCGCCCTTCTACGACCCGATGGTAGCCAAGCTTGTCGCTTGGGGCGAAGATCGCGACGAAGCGATCGACCTGCTCGCCGATATTGCCGAGAATGTAGAGGTTTGGCCGGTCCGCACCAATGCGGCCTTTATCGCCCGCGCGTTGCTCGACGAAGATTTCGGCGCAGCCCATCTCGACACCGGATTTATCGCGCGCAAAATGGACGATCTTGTCCCTGCGCCGGAGCCGGATGAGAATATCTGGCAGGCTGCTGCAGATTTCACCTTGATGGCGGCGATGGAAGAGCATCCCGATATCCCGACCGGCCTGCGACTGAACGCCCCTGCCAGGTTGCAGACGACGCTCTCCTTCAAAGGCGAGAGCCGCACCATAGCCGCCGGCGGCTCCGACGAAATCGATGCGAGCGGCGTTGTGGATGGCGACAATGTGCTGGTCTTTGCAGAGGGCCAGGCATTCCATTTTGCCACGGCAAGCCGGGGATCGGGCGCGGCGGCGGCAGGCGACGGCGCGATCCTCGCCCCCATGCCGGGCAAGGTCATTGCGGTCGATGTGAGCGATGGTGAAACCGTGACTGCTGGCCAGCGGCTGATGGTGCTTGAAGCGATGAAGATGGAACACGCCCTGACAGCTCCGTTTGACGGGACCGTGGCCGATCTTGCTGCCTCGGTAGGCGGCCAGGTGCAGGTCGAAGCCGTACTGTGCGTGGTGGAGCCAGCGGAGTGA
- a CDS encoding acyl-CoA carboxylase subunit beta, with protein MTWAKELEELRHREALAEQMGGEAKVARQHGRGKMDARARLAALVDEGSFREIGKIAGTASYDSNGNLTGVLPAPFLFGKALIEGRPVVATADDFTIRGGAADAGIKRKMVQAERMAHELKLPMIRMIDGTGGGGSVKTLEQIGATYIPAVPGWGDVVTNLDTVPVVALALGPTAGLGAARIVASHYSIMVRGLSQIFAAGPAVVDGLGENYKGSDDHQQAKEELGGSDIHTRNGVVDDEVASEAEAFARARHFLSFMPEHVGQLARRSHCTDPAGRREEALLSLVPREDKAVYSMRRCMNMVFDQGTVFEIGKNWGRTAITALARLDGWPVCVVASDPSYLGGSWDAKTSEKVERFVKLADQFRLPIVHLVDNPGFMIGREAEMAGTIRYGVQAMNAIYRATVPLASIVMRRAYGIAGSAMSNAERFQYRYCWPSGDWGSLPIAGGLEVAYKSELEAADDPAAELEAIKARLDKVTSPFRSAERFNVEDIIDPRDTRPLLCEFAQLAWRKLASER; from the coding sequence ATGACTTGGGCAAAGGAACTCGAAGAACTGCGCCACCGCGAGGCGCTGGCCGAGCAGATGGGCGGAGAGGCGAAGGTCGCCCGCCAACACGGTCGCGGCAAGATGGATGCCCGTGCACGATTGGCCGCATTGGTCGATGAAGGCTCATTCCGCGAAATCGGCAAGATCGCGGGCACGGCAAGCTACGACTCTAACGGAAATCTGACCGGTGTCCTGCCTGCCCCGTTCCTGTTTGGCAAAGCGCTGATCGAAGGGCGACCGGTGGTTGCGACAGCCGATGATTTCACTATTCGCGGCGGCGCGGCAGATGCCGGAATCAAGCGCAAGATGGTTCAGGCCGAGCGGATGGCGCATGAGCTGAAACTGCCGATGATCCGCATGATTGATGGCACCGGCGGCGGCGGCAGCGTCAAAACGCTCGAACAGATCGGTGCGACCTACATTCCCGCCGTGCCCGGCTGGGGCGACGTGGTCACCAACCTCGACACTGTGCCGGTGGTGGCACTGGCGCTGGGGCCGACAGCAGGCTTGGGCGCGGCACGGATTGTCGCAAGCCACTATTCGATCATGGTGCGGGGCCTAAGCCAGATTTTCGCCGCCGGTCCCGCGGTGGTCGATGGCTTGGGCGAAAATTACAAGGGTTCAGACGACCACCAGCAGGCCAAGGAAGAGCTGGGCGGCAGCGACATCCACACCCGCAACGGCGTGGTCGATGACGAGGTGGCGAGCGAGGCCGAGGCCTTTGCCCGTGCGCGCCATTTCCTCAGCTTCATGCCCGAACATGTCGGCCAGTTGGCGAGGCGTTCGCATTGCACCGATCCGGCAGGCCGGCGCGAGGAAGCGCTGCTCAGCCTCGTGCCCCGGGAAGATAAGGCCGTCTATTCCATGCGCCGCTGCATGAATATGGTATTCGATCAGGGCACCGTGTTCGAAATCGGCAAGAACTGGGGCCGCACCGCGATCACAGCGTTGGCGCGGCTCGATGGCTGGCCTGTCTGCGTGGTGGCAAGCGACCCAAGCTATCTGGGCGGATCATGGGATGCCAAGACCAGCGAGAAGGTGGAGCGGTTCGTCAAGTTGGCAGACCAGTTCCGCCTGCCTATCGTCCACCTGGTCGACAATCCGGGCTTCATGATCGGGCGCGAAGCCGAAATGGCGGGCACGATCCGTTACGGCGTGCAGGCAATGAATGCGATCTATCGCGCAACCGTCCCCCTCGCCAGCATCGTCATGCGCCGGGCATATGGCATCGCCGGCAGCGCCATGAGCAATGCCGAGAGGTTCCAGTATCGCTATTGCTGGCCATCGGGCGATTGGGGCAGCCTGCCTATCGCAGGCGGTCTGGAAGTCGCTTATAAATCGGAACTGGAAGCTGCCGACGATCCTGCCGCCGAACTGGAAGCTATCAAGGCAAGGCTGGACAAGGTTACGTCCCCCTTCCGCAGCGCCGAACGCTTCAATGTAGAGGATATCATCGATCCGCGCGACACGCGGCCCTTGCTGTGCGAGTTTGCGCAGTTGGCGTGGCGCAAGCTGGCGAGCGAACGTTAG
- a CDS encoding multidrug effflux MFS transporter, with translation MASSRTATERVLGERELIVLMALLMSLQAFGIDAMLPALGVISTELSAGGNDRQLVIGAYFLGAGVGAFFPGAFADRFGRRPVLALGLVSYIVLSLACALATDFWVLVALRVIQGITCAGLSVVPAAIVRDRVGGDRMAKMMSLIMMIFLLVPILAPAVGQGIMMVAGWRAIFGAMAVMALGVGFWVWLRLPETLAAENVQEIDPATILRNMGRALSERTAIGYVIGSALVFGSLFGFLNSSQQLIGETFGAGNYFALIFGGAVVGMVAANFTNSRIVERFGARRVSHTALLAFIVISTAQLWSASQAPQSLPEFIILMSLSMAMLGFIGANFSSIAMQPFFHIAGAASSGQTALRMSTGAILGSTIGYLFDGTAVPLASAMLSCGLLALAAILFSERGKLFSRPNAPGPND, from the coding sequence ATGGCTTCGTCTCGAACTGCAACTGAACGGGTTTTGGGAGAGCGCGAGCTGATCGTCCTGATGGCGCTGTTGATGAGCCTGCAAGCCTTTGGCATCGACGCCATGCTGCCGGCACTGGGGGTCATCTCCACCGAATTGTCGGCCGGCGGGAATGATCGGCAATTGGTGATCGGGGCCTATTTCCTGGGTGCCGGTGTCGGCGCTTTCTTCCCTGGTGCCTTTGCCGACCGGTTCGGGCGTCGCCCCGTGCTCGCATTGGGGCTGGTTTCTTACATTGTTCTGTCGCTTGCCTGTGCATTGGCAACCGATTTCTGGGTCCTGGTCGCCTTGCGGGTGATCCAGGGCATCACTTGTGCCGGATTGAGCGTGGTGCCCGCCGCAATCGTGCGCGACCGGGTCGGCGGAGATCGCATGGCCAAGATGATGAGCCTGATCATGATGATCTTCCTGCTCGTCCCGATCCTTGCGCCTGCAGTGGGACAGGGCATCATGATGGTCGCCGGCTGGCGGGCGATTTTCGGTGCCATGGCGGTGATGGCGCTGGGTGTCGGCTTCTGGGTATGGCTGCGCCTGCCCGAAACTCTGGCGGCTGAAAATGTCCAGGAAATCGATCCTGCCACGATTCTGCGCAATATGGGCAGAGCGCTCAGCGAGCGGACTGCGATCGGCTATGTCATCGGCAGTGCGCTGGTGTTCGGATCGCTGTTCGGTTTCCTCAATTCCAGCCAGCAGCTTATTGGTGAGACATTCGGCGCCGGCAATTATTTCGCGCTCATCTTTGGCGGCGCGGTTGTCGGCATGGTGGCGGCCAACTTCACCAATTCGCGCATTGTGGAGCGGTTTGGCGCGAGGCGCGTCAGCCACACGGCATTGCTCGCATTTATCGTGATCAGCACTGCGCAATTGTGGAGTGCAAGCCAGGCCCCGCAGAGCCTGCCCGAATTCATCATCCTGATGAGCCTGTCGATGGCGATGCTCGGTTTTATCGGGGCCAATTTCAGCTCGATCGCGATGCAGCCTTTCTTCCACATCGCAGGAGCCGCCAGCAGCGGGCAAACCGCCTTGCGCATGAGCACTGGCGCGATTCTAGGAAGCACGATTGGCTATCTCTTCGATGGTACCGCCGTTCCTCTGGCCAGCGCCATGCTGAGCTGCGGCCTGCTGGCCTTGGCAGCGATCTTGTTTAGCGAACGGGGCAAACTGTTCAGCCGCCCCAATGCGCCGGGCCCCAACGACTAA
- the dinB gene encoding DNA polymerase IV: MAEDEFDQAGEDNAPDEEIGLRKIIHVDMDAFFASVEQRDDPSLRGKPVAVGGAGGRGVVAAASYEARKFGVKSAMPSVTAKRQCPDLIFVKHRFDAYKEASATIREIFRHFTPHVEPLSLDEAYLDVTDDLQGVGSATRTAELIRERIREETQLTASAGISYNKFIAKLASDQNKPDGMCVIKPGEGAAFVQALPIRRFHGVGPKGAEKMARLGIETGADLATKDLAWLRANFGSFGDYLFRAARGIDLRPVRANRIRKSVGGERTFGQDQHEPDELRETLERIIEIVWERIERAEARGRTVTLKMKYNDFRTMTRAHSLTRNVKGKEEFATISRDLLEAQLPLPLPIRLMGLTLSNLEGEEEKDAERKARKSGQLALF; this comes from the coding sequence ATGGCCGAGGACGAATTTGATCAGGCAGGTGAAGATAATGCGCCCGACGAGGAAATCGGCCTGCGCAAAATCATCCATGTCGATATGGACGCCTTTTTCGCCAGTGTAGAACAGCGCGACGATCCGAGCCTAAGGGGCAAGCCTGTGGCAGTGGGTGGTGCAGGCGGACGCGGCGTGGTTGCCGCCGCCAGCTATGAAGCGCGCAAGTTTGGCGTGAAGAGCGCTATGCCCAGCGTCACAGCCAAGCGGCAATGCCCGGACCTGATTTTTGTGAAGCACCGGTTCGATGCTTACAAAGAGGCCTCCGCAACGATCCGCGAAATCTTCCGGCATTTCACACCCCATGTAGAGCCGCTCAGCCTGGATGAAGCCTATCTGGATGTGACCGATGATCTGCAGGGGGTCGGCTCTGCCACCCGCACAGCAGAGCTGATCCGGGAGCGCATTCGCGAGGAGACGCAGCTCACTGCCAGTGCCGGCATCAGCTACAACAAATTCATCGCCAAGCTCGCCAGCGACCAGAACAAGCCCGATGGCATGTGCGTCATCAAACCCGGCGAAGGGGCCGCCTTTGTGCAGGCGCTGCCGATCCGTCGCTTTCACGGCGTGGGGCCGAAAGGCGCAGAAAAAATGGCGCGGCTAGGCATCGAAACCGGTGCCGATCTCGCGACCAAGGATCTCGCCTGGCTCCGCGCCAATTTTGGATCGTTTGGTGACTACCTGTTCAGGGCTGCGCGTGGGATCGACTTGCGGCCGGTACGCGCCAACCGGATCCGCAAATCGGTCGGCGGGGAAAGAACCTTCGGGCAAGACCAGCATGAGCCGGACGAATTGCGCGAAACGCTCGAACGGATCATCGAGATCGTGTGGGAGCGGATCGAGCGGGCCGAAGCCAGGGGGCGCACAGTGACTCTCAAGATGAAGTACAACGATTTCCGCACCATGACCCGCGCCCACTCGCTGACCCGCAATGTTAAAGGCAAGGAAGAGTTTGCCACCATTTCGCGCGATCTGCTGGAGGCACAATTACCCCTGCCGCTGCCGATCCGTTTGATGGGCCTGACGCTTTCGAATCTGGAGGGCGAGGAGGAGAAAGATGCGGAGCGCAAGGCCCGCAAGAGCGGTCAGCTCGCGCTGTTTTAG
- a CDS encoding NUDIX hydrolase, whose translation MLHLIPRPLARTLLRLAYAVRHRWRMLRKTHLAGVSIIIRDANGQVLLVRHAYGPAVWMLPGGGLSRGEDPAGAARREAREELAIELLDLQECGTMEETISGCPHTSYIFSARAGSEPRQDGREVVDWAFFAPAHIPTDLGRLTRKHLALVPGF comes from the coding sequence ATGCTTCACCTGATCCCGCGCCCCTTGGCACGCACGCTGCTGCGTCTGGCATATGCGGTCCGCCATCGCTGGCGTATGCTGCGCAAGACGCATTTGGCTGGCGTTTCTATCATCATTCGCGATGCGAACGGTCAAGTTCTCCTGGTCCGTCATGCTTATGGCCCAGCGGTATGGATGCTGCCCGGTGGCGGGTTGTCGCGTGGCGAGGATCCAGCTGGTGCCGCCCGCCGCGAAGCGCGTGAGGAATTGGCGATCGAGTTGCTCGACTTGCAGGAATGCGGAACGATGGAGGAAACGATCTCGGGCTGTCCGCATACCTCATATATATTCTCCGCCCGGGCCGGATCGGAGCCCCGGCAGGACGGGCGCGAAGTGGTGGATTGGGCGTTTTTTGCCCCGGCACATATACCCACCGATCTCGGCAGACTAACGCGCAAGCATCTCGCCCTCGTGCCCGGTTTCTAA
- a CDS encoding 6-phosphogluconolactonase, translating into MDDLTLYENADARRIADWLHTQLADSLTHTEGSIAITIPGGSTPFPILEDLVARDLDWSRIAVWPNDDRIVPEDHPASNTGKMRKLFEPAGAEVVTLTVMERVPPFALTWLGMGADGHIASLFPNTDPKVSDPEPIRRITPDPLPPEAPFDRITLTLPSLLASGTILFTLGGSAEKRAVFMAASHGDHDLPVARLLAATSQPVTCFT; encoded by the coding sequence ATGGACGATCTGACCCTGTACGAAAATGCTGATGCACGCCGCATTGCCGATTGGCTGCACACGCAGCTGGCAGACTCTCTGACCCATACTGAGGGTTCGATTGCGATCACCATTCCGGGAGGATCGACACCATTCCCGATCCTGGAAGACTTGGTGGCGCGCGATCTCGATTGGTCACGCATTGCAGTCTGGCCCAATGATGACCGGATCGTGCCAGAGGATCATCCGGCCTCAAACACCGGCAAGATGCGCAAACTGTTCGAGCCGGCGGGCGCCGAGGTCGTTACCCTTACCGTGATGGAGCGAGTACCGCCTTTCGCGCTGACATGGCTGGGCATGGGCGCTGACGGACATATCGCCTCGTTGTTCCCCAATACCGATCCGAAAGTAAGTGACCCGGAACCAATCCGGCGCATAACGCCTGATCCCCTTCCGCCCGAAGCTCCGTTTGACCGGATCACCCTGACGCTGCCGAGTCTGCTGGCAAGCGGCACAATTCTGTTCACGCTCGGCGGTTCGGCTGAAAAGCGCGCGGTGTTTATGGCGGCATCACATGGGGACCATGACCTGCCGGTTGCGCGTCTTTTGGCGGCAACCAGCCAGCCGGTCACATGCTTCACCTGA
- a CDS encoding Dps family protein, with translation MATTGDNSKKALVTELNGLLADHFALFTKAKNFHWHVKGARFRDLHLLFDEHAIEIRDQIDLIGERVRKNGAETLTSIASIAKHTNIADQDRADLSAEQMVQELHDDNVILLERIRKLKGLAEAAGDNATDGYLDDLTDQTEQRVWFLKSTLG, from the coding sequence ATGGCAACCACCGGAGACAATTCGAAAAAGGCACTTGTTACCGAGCTTAACGGCCTGTTGGCAGACCACTTCGCGCTCTTCACCAAGGCGAAGAACTTTCACTGGCATGTGAAGGGTGCTCGCTTCCGCGACTTGCACCTCCTGTTTGACGAGCACGCCATCGAAATCCGCGACCAGATCGACCTCATCGGGGAACGTGTGCGCAAGAATGGCGCCGAGACGCTGACGTCCATCGCGTCAATCGCCAAGCACACCAATATCGCGGATCAGGATCGGGCGGACTTGTCTGCCGAGCAGATGGTGCAGGAGCTTCACGACGACAATGTGATCCTGCTTGAACGGATCCGGAAGCTGAAGGGCCTGGCCGAAGCGGCTGGCGACAATGCCACTGACGGATATCTTGACGACCTGACCGACCAGACAGAACAGCGTGTCTGGTTTCTCAAGAGCACGCTCGGCTAA
- a CDS encoding TMEM165/GDT1 family protein, with protein sequence MSSFLFGFALVLLVSLGARDQVLVARLAGRTGPGILVAGAIAAVVSAVIMAWAGDRIAAILPPAAALMLVAFALVAAAIELAWPAKQADPKEPTHSIFAAFIVLLARQIGDAGRFLIFALAAWTGLPVLTAMGGALGGVAALTLGWLLGDRLQASLPLRPIRIVLAVIVFGAAIVIGLSIRGII encoded by the coding sequence ATGTCATCTTTCCTGTTCGGGTTTGCCCTTGTGCTGCTGGTCTCGCTCGGAGCGCGTGACCAGGTTCTGGTGGCGCGTTTGGCAGGGCGGACGGGGCCGGGTATCCTGGTTGCGGGGGCGATTGCAGCGGTGGTATCGGCTGTCATCATGGCGTGGGCAGGTGACCGGATTGCGGCGATCCTGCCGCCTGCCGCTGCCTTGATGCTGGTGGCATTCGCGCTGGTTGCCGCCGCCATAGAGCTGGCGTGGCCCGCGAAGCAGGCGGACCCGAAAGAGCCGACCCATTCTATCTTCGCTGCCTTCATCGTTTTGTTGGCGCGCCAGATCGGCGATGCCGGTCGATTCCTGATTTTCGCCTTGGCGGCGTGGACGGGATTGCCGGTTCTGACTGCCATGGGTGGAGCCCTCGGCGGTGTCGCAGCCCTGACGCTCGGCTGGCTCCTGGGCGACCGGCTCCAGGCCAGCCTTCCACTTCGGCCTATCCGGATCGTCTTGGCCGTGATTGTGTTCGGAGCCGCTATAGTGATCGGATTATCAATTCGTGGAATCATTTAG
- a CDS encoding alkaline phosphatase PhoX yields the protein MSAPFESDRRMFLAATGSAFAALAASGCTPRAIGAAGTLPSATYGPLVEDPAGLLDLPAGFSYRVLSKLGDPMDDGGTVPDAADGMGCFDIGNGKIALVRNHELNPMQEAGADLTEGYGRWPDGRVFPGGTTNILLDAATLTVERQARTLAGTIRNCSGGITPWGTWITCEEPGGRGLSMAKQHGYAFEVPATATGLVDPVPLKAMGRFNHEAACVDPATGIVYMTEDASDGLLYRFLPAVPGDLAKGGKLQALALENGISDARNRDAVTVRIGAKHAIVWRDLDNVEAPDNDLRIRGAAAGGVTFYRGEGMHMGDGELYFCCSGGGAAKLGQIFRITPSRGSEPDTLDLFFESTDPDQFNYGDNLCVAPNGHLVICEDQYTEVVDNYLRGIDLAGRAYPLGRLRRQTELAGACFSPDGQTMFVNAYSPTITLAIKGPWIT from the coding sequence TTGTCCGCACCGTTTGAGAGTGATCGCCGCATGTTTCTCGCCGCCACGGGGAGCGCCTTTGCCGCGCTCGCTGCCAGCGGTTGCACCCCGCGCGCTATCGGTGCGGCAGGCACATTGCCCAGCGCAACTTATGGGCCGCTGGTCGAGGATCCGGCCGGATTGCTCGATCTGCCTGCGGGGTTTTCCTATCGCGTCCTGTCAAAACTGGGTGACCCGATGGATGATGGCGGTACCGTGCCCGATGCGGCGGACGGGATGGGCTGTTTCGATATCGGCAATGGCAAGATTGCCCTGGTCCGCAATCACGAACTGAACCCGATGCAGGAGGCTGGTGCTGACCTTACCGAGGGGTATGGCCGCTGGCCCGACGGGCGGGTGTTTCCGGGGGGCACCACCAATATTTTGCTGGATGCTGCAACTCTTACCGTCGAGCGGCAGGCGCGTACGTTGGCAGGCACCATCCGCAATTGCTCGGGCGGGATTACACCGTGGGGCACCTGGATTACGTGCGAGGAGCCGGGCGGACGAGGCCTGTCGATGGCCAAGCAGCATGGCTATGCTTTCGAAGTGCCAGCTACGGCGACCGGGCTGGTCGATCCCGTCCCGCTCAAGGCAATGGGCCGCTTCAATCACGAAGCGGCCTGTGTCGATCCGGCAACCGGTATTGTCTACATGACCGAAGATGCGAGCGACGGGCTGCTCTATCGCTTCCTTCCTGCCGTGCCGGGAGATTTGGCCAAGGGTGGGAAGCTGCAGGCTCTGGCTCTCGAGAACGGCATAAGCGATGCCCGCAATCGTGACGCCGTCACTGTCCGGATTGGCGCCAAGCACGCCATAGTCTGGCGCGATCTCGACAATGTGGAAGCACCTGACAATGATCTGCGCATACGCGGGGCGGCCGCTGGCGGGGTCACCTTTTATCGCGGCGAGGGCATGCATATGGGTGATGGCGAGCTCTATTTCTGTTGCTCGGGCGGGGGCGCTGCCAAGCTTGGTCAGATATTCCGGATCACGCCATCACGCGGGTCCGAACCGGATACACTCGACCTCTTCTTCGAAAGTACCGATCCTGATCAGTTCAATTACGGCGACAATCTGTGCGTTGCACCCAATGGACACTTGGTGATCTGCGAGGACCAGTACACCGAGGTGGTCGACAATTATCTGCGCGGGATCGATCTCGCCGGGCGCGCCTACCCTCTCGGGCGGCTGCGGCGTCAGACCGAATTGGCCGGCGCATGCTTCTCGCCCGATGGCCAGACCATGTTCGTCAATGCCTACAGCCCGACCATAACGCTCGCGATCAAGGGCCCCTGGATCACCTGA